The Curtobacterium herbarum genome contains the following window.
CGTCGTGCGACAGGCGGGGCGCGCCTCCCGGCTCGTCGACGACATGCTCACGATGGCGCGGCTGGATCGTGGGATCGAACTCGACCGCCGACCGGTGGACCTGGCCGCGTTCCTGACGGCTGAGGCAGAACGGCTGGTCCTGCGGCTGCCGTCGGTGCGCCTCGACGTGCGGGTGCCGGACCATCCGGTGCCGGCCTTGCTCGACGCGGACCGGATCGCCCAGGTGCTCGGCAACCTCGCCGACAACGCCGCCCGGGCGACCGGCGGTGACGGCCACCTGCTGCTGACGCTCCTGGCTGCCGCCGGTGCGGACACCGCGGTGGTCCGGCTGGAGGACGACGGCGTCGGCATCCCGCTCGCGGACCGGGAGCGCGTCTTCGACCGACTCGTCCGCTTGGACGACGGACGCGAGGACCGGAGCGGCGGCGCCGGGCTCGGCCTGCCGATCGCGCGCGGGATCGCGCGTGCGTCCGGCGGCGAGCTGGTCGCGGCCGACCCGCTCGTCCTGGACGGCGCGGCGTTCGTGCTCACCCTGCCCGTGTCCGGCTCGGGCAGTCCGGTACCGGACCACGGCCGGGAGGCGCGACTCACCCCCGTCGGCTGAGGTCCCGTCGCGTGGTGCGGTCGCGTGACGCCCCCTCGGGTGCGTCCGCTCGGTACCCTCGTCCGGTGCAGGACGACGCCCCGCAGGTCATCGCGTCGACCGTCGACGCCCCGTGGCTGCCGCCGGGCGGTGTCGCGGACGTCGTCCTCGGCGGCCCCGTGCTCGGTCCAACCGGGCTGGTCCGCCTGCTGCTGACCGACGGCCACCGCGTCTTCTGCACACGTCGCGACGGGTCCGGCAAGCTCGACCTGCCGACGGCGCGCGTCGGTCCGGACGACCACGACGGTGTGCTCGCCATCGCGGCACTCACCCGTCACGTGGTCGGTGGTCCCGTGCCGCTCCGGTACGTCGGGGCCGTGCGCAACACGGTCAGGGTGCCGACACCGGAGTACGAGTGGCCGACACCGGTCGCTGCCTTCGCGGTCTGGACGGCCGTGGCCCGTCCCGTCGTCCCGGGCGAGTGGGTCGACGGCGGGACCGGGTCCGTGCTGGCCGAGCGGCACTGGTTCCCGCTGCTCGGGCGGCTGTCGGCCGGTCCCTGAGCACGCGGTCGTGGCTCAGCGGGCGGCGACCGCCCGCCGGTGCACCGGTCCGCTGCCGTCGACGAGCGCGCCGCCCGAGGCACCGCGGCGGACCGCCACCACCTCGGCCATGATCGACAGCGCCATCTCGGCGGGCGTCTCAGCGCCGATGTCGAGGCCGATCGGGGACCGCAGCCGCTCGGTGCCGGGCGTCCCGAGCTCCCGCAGCACCGACAGCCGCCGCTCGTGCGTCGCCCGGGACCCCATCGCCCCGACGTACCCGGCACCACGACGGAGCGCCAGGTCGAGCACCTCGGCGTCGAACCGCTCGTCGTGGGTGAGCACGATGACGACGGTGTCCGGCCCGATCGCGGTGTCGGCGAGGACCCGCGGCGGCCACCCGACGACCCGCTCCTGCGCCGCCGGGAACCGCTGGTCGGTGAGGAACACCGGCCGCGGGTCGACGACGGTCACCGCGTAGCCGAGCATCGCCGCGGTGTTCGTGACGGCGACGGCGAACTCGACCGCGCCGACGACGATGCACCGTGCCCGTCCGCCGGCGTACTCGGTGAAGACGCGGGTCCGGCAGCCGTCCGACGCCGTCACCACGGTGCCGAGCGAGGCCGCGTCGAGCGACAGGGCGAGCGACGTCGGCGTCCCGGCAGCGGCGGCGCGGAGCGCGTCGACGACGACGGCGTCGGTCGGCAGGACGCGGCGCACGAGGACCTCGACCCGGCCCCCGCACCGGAGACCCGGCGCCCAGTCGGCCAGCGGGTCGGAGGGGTCCTCGAACCCGAACCGCTCCAGGACCGGGACGCCGGTCGCCATGACCTGTTCGGCGGTGTCGTACAGCGCCCCCTCGACGCACCCGCCGGAGATCGTGCCGACGACCTCACCGCCGGGCAGCACGGCCATCGAGGTGCCGGTGCCGCTCGGCGCGCTGCCCTGCACGTCGACGGCGGTCGCGACGACGATCGGGTCGCCGCCGTCGAGCACGGCCAGGAGGCGCGGTGCCAGTTCGAACATCAGGCACCTCCGGCGTCGGTCGCGTCCGTCAGCAGCGCCCACACCCGGTCGCGGGTCATCGGCAGGCGGTACGGCCGGATGCCGATCGCGTCGCGGACGGCGTTGGCGACGGCCGGGGCGACGGGGTTGTAGGGCGCCTCGCTCATCGACTTCGCGCCGAGGGGTCCGAGCGGGTCGTGTGTCTCGGCGAACAGCACCCGGGTGCGCGGCACGTCGGAGATCTTCGGCACCCGGTAGGAGCGGAAGGCGTCGGTGGTGACCCGGCCGGTGTCGTCGAGCACGACTTCCTCGTAGAGCGTCGACCCGATCGCCTGTGCGGCACCGCCCTCGACCTGGCCGCGGAGCTGTTCGGGGTTGAGGACGGTGCCGGCGTCGACGGCCTGCACGCTCTGCAGGATGCGGACCTCGCCGGTCGGTCGGTGCACCGCGACCCGGGCGCCGTGCACCGTGAACGCGAGGGAGCGCGGGGTGCCGTCGTGGCTGGCGTGGGCGACGAGCGGCCCCTCGGCCAGCAGTTCGGCGTGTCCGACGAGTTCGTCGCCGACGCGGACGCCCTCGGGCTCGACGGTGACCGCGGGACCGAGCACCCCGGAGGCGGTGCGTGGCGTGCGGGCTGCGACGAGTGCCAGGGCCCGGGCGGTCAGGTCGTCGCGGAGTGCCTGCGCGGCCGCGTACAGGGCACGGCCGGCGACGACGACCCCGGCGGACCCGAACGC
Protein-coding sequences here:
- a CDS encoding NUDIX hydrolase, with the protein product MQDDAPQVIASTVDAPWLPPGGVADVVLGGPVLGPTGLVRLLLTDGHRVFCTRRDGSGKLDLPTARVGPDDHDGVLAIAALTRHVVGGPVPLRYVGAVRNTVRVPTPEYEWPTPVAAFAVWTAVARPVVPGEWVDGGTGSVLAERHWFPLLGRLSAGP
- a CDS encoding XdhC family protein; this encodes MFELAPRLLAVLDGGDPIVVATAVDVQGSAPSGTGTSMAVLPGGEVVGTISGGCVEGALYDTAEQVMATGVPVLERFGFEDPSDPLADWAPGLRCGGRVEVLVRRVLPTDAVVVDALRAAAAGTPTSLALSLDAASLGTVVTASDGCRTRVFTEYAGGRARCIVVGAVEFAVAVTNTAAMLGYAVTVVDPRPVFLTDQRFPAAQERVVGWPPRVLADTAIGPDTVVIVLTHDERFDAEVLDLALRRGAGYVGAMGSRATHERRLSVLRELGTPGTERLRSPIGLDIGAETPAEMALSIMAEVVAVRRGASGGALVDGSGPVHRRAVAAR